Proteins from one Anopheles nili chromosome 2, idAnoNiliSN_F5_01, whole genome shotgun sequence genomic window:
- the LOC128730778 gene encoding UDP-glycosyltransferase UGT5-like produces MHWVLFALVALLVTCHNVRAENILFLQSTPSKSHHIWNRQIFDRLYDNGHNLTILSFETEQSVPGKTFLVMEGFNEKMMAAFSDGSSDFSTYENPFGNIMNVYQFYTVASRILEEENAIQRLLEYPRTFRFDLVIHDFTMGQFLLGFLEYFNNPPLVSVSPYNIPSYTQYLADVPLYPTYVPHPASSFGSRMDFIERVKNTVYWGFDMLYRQQVFMPAEQQRMRRVFPGTNLTHVKLLERRSELVLVNSDPALDFYQLLPPNVVQVGGLHIKRAEDMPPMMQQFIARASKGVILFSFGTNVQSEMLGPDVNRQLLELFASTPEYGFIWKHANAEKQIMPPNVLITSWVPQSAVLANTRTKLLISHGGLLSLQEAAWHGVPVIGVPFFADQFSNVRRIEQAGIGVGIPSTQLNAVSLKEAMDMILNNGSYRARAKELSYLFRTQPEAPLERAIFWIEKVIASKGLRYLRSPTRDMAPYQVYGLDMIAVVLLILLGYYLIFKRHSKPAGGSTPKPKTE; encoded by the exons ATGCACTGGGTGTTGTTCGCCCTGGTGGCACTGCTGGTGACGTGCCACAACGTGCGTGCCGAGAACATCCTGTTCCTGCAGTCTACACCGTCGAAAAGTCACCATATCTGGAACCGGCAGATATTCGACCGGCTGTACGATAATGGGCACAATCTGACCATCCTATCGTTCGAAACGGAACAGTCCGTGCCGGGCAAGACGTTTCTCGTGATGGAAGGTTTCAACGAGAAGATGATGGCCGCCTTCTCGGACGGGTCGTCGGATTTTTCCACCTACGAGAACCCGTTCGGTAACATCATGAACGTGTACCAGTTCTACACCGTCGCGAGCCGGATTCTCGAGGAGGAGAATGCCATCCAGCGGTTGCTCGAGTATCCGAGGACGTTCCGGTTCGATCTGGTCATCCACGATTTCACGATGGGCCAGTTTCTGTTGGGCTTCCTGGAGTACTTCAACAACCCACCGCTGGTGTCCGTTTCACCGTACAACATCCCGTCCTATACGCAGTACCTGGCTGACGTGCCACTCTACCCAACGTACGTGCCACATCCGGCGTCCAGTTTCGGTTCGCGGATGGACTTTATCGAGCGGGTCAAGAACACGGTGTACTGGGGCTTCGACATGCTGTACCGCCAGCAGGTGTTTATGCCTGCCGAACAGCAGCGCATGAGACGAGTCTTTCCGGGAACCAATCTGACGCACGTGAAGCTGCTGGAACGCCGTTCGGAGCTGGTGCTGGTCAACAGCGATCCAGCACTCGACTTCTATCAGCTGCTTCCACCGAACGTCGTGCAAGTGGGCGGATTGCATATCAAGCGAGCGGAAGATATGCCACCG ATGATGCAGCAATTTATCGCACGTGCCAGCAAAGGAGTGATCTTGTTTAGCTTTGGCACGAACGTGCAGAGTGAAATGTTGGGTCCGGACGTGAACCGTCAGCTGTTGGAGCTGTTTGCCAGCACGCCCGAGTACGGATTCATCTGGAAGCACGCGAACGCCGAAAAGCAGATAATGCCACCGAACGTACTCATCACTTCCTGGGTGCCTCAATCCGCGGTGCTTGCAAACACCCGCACAAAGCTGCTGATCAGTCACGGTGGGTTGTTAAGTTTGCAGGAAGCCGCCTGGCACGGAGTGCCCGTGATTGGGGTGCCGTTCTTTGCGGATCAATTCTCGAACGTGCGCCGTATCGAGCAAGCCGGCATCGGTGTTGGCATTCCGTCCACTCAGCTTAACGCGGTCAGCCTAAAAGAAGCGATGGATATGATTCTGAACAACGGCAG CTACCGAGCACGTGCCAAAGAGCTGTCTTACCTGTTCCGGACACAACCCGAGGCACCGCTTGAACGGGCCATCTTCTGGATCGAGAAAGTGATCGCCAGCAAGGGCCTACGATATCTGCGATCACCGACGCGCGATATGGCACCGTACCAGGTGTACGGGCTCGATATGATCGCGGTGGTACTGTTGATCTTGCTCGGGTACTATCTTATCTTCAAGCGTCACTCGAAACCGGCCGGTGGATCTACGCCAAAACCAAAGACGGAGTAA